One part of the Rutidosis leptorrhynchoides isolate AG116_Rl617_1_P2 chromosome 1, CSIRO_AGI_Rlap_v1, whole genome shotgun sequence genome encodes these proteins:
- the LOC139886668 gene encoding DNA repair protein recA homolog 3, mitochondrial-like, whose protein sequence is MARLLRNVSILKRSLCNFEDSKRCVLGSLSSSSSQISSFSTKGKKKSKSDGSDSGDENLSKKDIALRQAIDQINTSHGKGSIMFLGQCASPRQVPVVSTGSFSLDIALGVGGFPKGRVVEIYGPEASGKTTLALHVIAEAQKQGGYCVFVDAEHALDPSLAKAIGVNTRDLLLSQPDCGEQALSLVDTIIRSGSVDVVVVDSVAALVPKSELDGEMGDAHMAMQARLMSQALRKLSHSLSTSQTILIFINQVRSKLATFGFGAPSEVTCGGNALKFYASIRLNIRRIGLVKKGEETLGSQILVKIMKNKLAPPYRTAQFELEFGKGICRESELIELGLKHKFVTKLGGAYYSMGDVKFCGKDNIKRYLAENLTVREDLETKLREKLVEEPKKEKDLEANDTEDVIALESADEEVTAVEA, encoded by the exons ATGGCAAGACTTCTTCGAAACGTATCGATTCTCAAACGATCCTTGTGTAATTTCGAG GATTCTAAAAGATGTGTACTGggatcattatcttcatcatcatctcagaTAAGCAGTTTTTCTACAAAAG GTAAGAAGAAATCAAAATCTGATGGAAGCGATTCAGGTGACGAAAATTTGTCCAAAAAGGATATTGCCCTAAGACAAGCAATTGATCAAATTAATACTTCTCATGGAAAGGGGTCTATCATGTTTCTTGGTCAATGTGCATCTCCCAGACAAGTTCCAGTAGTATCTACCGGATCTTTTTCGTTAGATATCGCACTCGGAGTTGGTGGATTTCCAAAG GGACGTGTAGTGGAGATATATGGTCCAGAAGCTTCTGGAAAGACAACTCTTGCACTGCATGTAATTGCAGAAGCGCAGAAGCAAGGAG GGTATTGTGTATTTGTTGATGCCGAGCATGCTCTCGATCCATCATTAGCCAAAGCAATTGGCGTAAACACTCGGGATTTGCTTTTGTCGCAGCCTGATTGTGGTGAACAAGCTTTGAGTCTTGTAGATACTATTATCAGGAGCGGTTCTGTTGATGTTGTTGTCGTGGACAGT GTTGCTGCCCTTGTGCCTAAAAGTGAACTCGATGGCGAAATGGGTGATGCACATATGGCAATGCAAGCTAGACTTATGAGCCAAGCACTTCGTAAATTGAGTCATTCTTTATCTACATCACAAACTATTTTGATTTTCATTAATCAG GTAAGGTCAAAACTTGCTACTTTTGGATTCGGTGCGCCCTCTGAAGTGACATGTGGTGGAAATGCTTTGAAGTTCTATGCATCAATTCGCCTAAATATTAGGAGAATAGGACTTGTTAAGAAAGGCGAAGAG ACACTAGGAAGTCAAATTCTAGTGAAGATTATGAAGAACAAGCTTGCACCACCTTATAGAACTGCACAATTTGAGCTTGAGTTTGGAAAGGGCATATGTCGAGAGTCGGAGCTAATAGAATTAGGTCTGAAACACAAGTTTGTTACGAAACTCGGAGGTGCATATTACAGCATGGGCGATGTGAAGTTTTGTGGAAAAGATAATATAAAACGTTACTTGGCTGAAAATTTAACGGTACGTGAGGATTTAGAGACTAAACTCAGGGAAAAGCTAGTAGAAGAACCCAAAAAGGAAAAAGACTTGGAAGCAAATGATACTGAAGACGTCATTGCACTTGAATCAGCCGATGAGGAAGTGACAGCTGTCGAGGCGTGA